The following are from one region of the Streptomyces tuirus genome:
- a CDS encoding ATP-grasp domain-containing protein, with amino-acid sequence MSDETVKNVFVIGLDEANLPTLQQVPGADQLRFHQLLTIEELQVGEVDLPTLLDKAQGVLDAFDGAVDAIVGYWDFPVSTLVPILSERYGTRSTSLESVVKCEHKYWSRLEQQKATDRHPPFGQVDLSAEPPRPPENVSYPMWLKPALSYSSELAFGVGDEEEFRTAVAEIRDGISRIGRPFEHILERIDLPPEMNGVGGRVCLAEGAMSGVQVAVEGYVHQGEVTVYGVLDSIQYPDSSCFLRHQYPSMLPPPVIAQLHDVSERVMRQIGMDSATFSIEFFYDPRTQEISLLEINPRHSQSHAELFQYVDGVPNHHCMVRLALGEDPRMPHREGSYAMAAKWYHRWFTDGVVRRVPGPEEIARIERETPGVRIEVIPQEGDRLSDLPGQDSYSYELAHIYTGGADEAELREKFDHCVAALGLAFEDAPAEADAARE; translated from the coding sequence GTGTCTGACGAGACGGTGAAGAACGTTTTCGTGATCGGGCTCGACGAGGCCAATCTGCCCACGCTTCAGCAGGTCCCGGGAGCCGACCAGCTGCGTTTTCACCAGCTGCTGACGATCGAGGAGCTCCAGGTCGGCGAGGTGGACCTGCCCACGCTGCTCGACAAGGCCCAGGGCGTGCTCGACGCGTTCGACGGCGCTGTCGACGCGATCGTCGGCTACTGGGACTTCCCGGTCAGCACCCTCGTCCCGATACTGAGCGAACGCTACGGCACCCGCAGCACCAGCCTTGAGTCGGTCGTCAAGTGCGAGCACAAGTACTGGAGCAGGCTGGAGCAGCAGAAGGCCACCGACCGGCACCCGCCCTTCGGCCAGGTCGATCTGTCGGCCGAGCCTCCACGCCCGCCCGAGAACGTGAGCTACCCGATGTGGCTCAAGCCGGCCCTCTCGTACTCCTCCGAACTCGCCTTCGGGGTCGGTGACGAAGAGGAGTTCCGCACGGCGGTCGCCGAGATCCGCGACGGCATATCCCGCATCGGCCGCCCCTTCGAGCACATCCTCGAACGCATCGACCTGCCGCCCGAGATGAACGGCGTGGGCGGCCGGGTCTGTCTCGCGGAGGGGGCCATGTCCGGGGTCCAGGTGGCCGTCGAGGGCTATGTCCACCAGGGCGAGGTGACCGTCTACGGGGTCCTGGACTCCATCCAGTACCCGGACTCCTCCTGCTTCCTGAGGCACCAGTACCCCTCGATGCTGCCGCCCCCGGTCATCGCGCAGCTGCACGACGTCAGCGAGCGCGTGATGCGGCAGATCGGCATGGACTCGGCCACCTTCAGCATCGAGTTCTTCTACGACCCGCGGACCCAGGAGATCAGCCTGCTGGAGATCAACCCCCGGCACTCCCAGTCGCACGCGGAGCTGTTCCAGTACGTCGACGGCGTGCCCAACCACCACTGCATGGTCCGTCTCGCCCTGGGCGAGGACCCGCGCATGCCGCATCGCGAGGGCTCGTACGCGATGGCGGCGAAGTGGTACCACCGCTGGTTCACCGACGGTGTGGTGCGCCGGGTGCCGGGCCCCGAGGAGATCGCCCGCATCGAGCGGGAGACACCCGGGGTGCGCATCGAGGTGATCCCCCAGGAGGGCGACCGGCTCTCCGACCTCCCCGGACAGGACAGCTACAGCTACGAGCTGGCGCACATCTACACCGGCGGTGCCGACGAGGCGGAGCTGCGGGAGAAGTTCGACCACTGCGTGGCCGCCCTGGGCCTGGCCTTCGAGGACGCCCCGGCCGAGGCCGACGCCGCGCGAGAGTGA
- a CDS encoding CocE/NonD family hydrolase, whose protein sequence is MRYVTNLPYETKEEEHVTIPMSDGVRLSAHIWRPTSSDQEPVPAVLEYIPYRKRDLTAVRDSIHHPYLAGHGYACVRVDLRGTGDSEGVLRDEYLEREQADAEEVLAWLAEQPWCDGGTGMMGISWGAFAALQVAARRPPSLKAIAIASFTDDRHADDMHYMGGALLSDNLAEAGTMFAYGTCPPDPAVVGERWREMWHERLENTEPWVLEWLRHQRRDDYWRHASVCEDYSSVQCPVLASSGWADGYSNAVTRLLGNLDVPRKGLIGPWSHKFPHLGEPGPAIGYLQELVRWWDHWLKGVDNGVMDGPMLRAWMQDSVPPSTSYEERPGRWVGEPHWPSPHIRPETHPLTRHTIGPAQDTTAKASEGGAAMTVRSPLSVGQFAGKWASYNAPPDLPYDQREEDGGSLVFDSEPLTEPVEILGSPSVELDLSVSEPVALVAARLSDVSPDGAATRVSYGILNLTRRDSTESPEPLEPGRRYRATIPLNGVAQAFPPGHRIRLSLSTSYWPLAWPAPKPALLSVHEHSSTLTLPVRPVEEPDEVPSSPFGEPEGTPPLAMTQVTPPEERWDVKRDLIDYRSELDIVKDRGTVRFEDIGLEAGRRAHERYTAVADDFTSVGGETTWTMRFRRDDWDVRVVTHTRLSCDETDFFVDATLDAYEADRRVFSRTWNEQVPRDLL, encoded by the coding sequence ATGCGTTACGTGACCAACCTGCCGTACGAGACGAAGGAGGAGGAGCACGTCACGATCCCGATGTCCGACGGGGTCCGGCTCTCCGCGCACATCTGGCGCCCCACCTCCTCCGACCAGGAGCCGGTGCCCGCGGTGCTGGAGTACATCCCGTACCGCAAGCGGGATCTGACGGCCGTTCGGGATTCGATCCATCACCCCTACCTCGCCGGGCACGGCTACGCCTGCGTCCGCGTCGACCTGCGCGGCACCGGTGACTCGGAGGGCGTGCTGCGCGACGAGTACCTGGAACGGGAGCAGGCGGACGCCGAGGAGGTCCTGGCCTGGCTGGCGGAGCAGCCCTGGTGCGACGGCGGCACGGGCATGATGGGCATCTCCTGGGGCGCGTTCGCCGCGCTCCAGGTCGCGGCCCGCCGTCCGCCGTCCCTGAAGGCCATCGCCATCGCCTCGTTCACCGACGACCGGCACGCCGACGACATGCACTACATGGGCGGCGCCCTGCTCTCGGACAACCTGGCCGAGGCGGGCACCATGTTCGCCTACGGCACCTGTCCGCCCGACCCGGCCGTGGTCGGCGAGCGCTGGCGCGAGATGTGGCACGAGCGGCTGGAGAACACCGAGCCCTGGGTGCTGGAGTGGCTGCGCCACCAGCGCCGCGACGACTACTGGCGGCACGCCTCGGTGTGCGAGGACTACTCGAGCGTCCAATGCCCGGTCCTGGCCTCCAGCGGCTGGGCGGACGGCTACTCCAACGCCGTGACCCGGCTGCTGGGGAATCTGGACGTGCCCCGCAAGGGCCTGATCGGGCCCTGGTCGCACAAGTTCCCCCACCTCGGGGAGCCCGGCCCCGCCATCGGCTACCTCCAGGAGCTCGTGCGGTGGTGGGACCACTGGCTCAAGGGCGTCGACAACGGCGTCATGGACGGGCCGATGCTCCGGGCGTGGATGCAGGACAGCGTGCCGCCCTCCACCTCCTACGAGGAGCGGCCGGGCCGCTGGGTCGGCGAGCCGCACTGGCCGTCCCCGCACATCCGGCCCGAGACGCACCCGCTCACCCGGCACACGATCGGGCCCGCCCAGGACACGACCGCGAAGGCCTCCGAGGGCGGCGCGGCGATGACCGTGCGCTCGCCGCTGTCCGTCGGCCAGTTCGCGGGCAAGTGGGCCTCCTACAACGCGCCGCCGGACCTGCCCTACGACCAGCGGGAGGAGGACGGCGGTTCGCTCGTCTTCGACAGCGAACCGCTGACCGAGCCGGTGGAGATCCTCGGCTCGCCGAGCGTGGAGCTCGATCTGTCGGTCAGCGAGCCGGTGGCCCTCGTGGCGGCACGGCTGTCCGACGTGAGTCCCGACGGCGCCGCGACGCGCGTCTCGTACGGCATCCTGAACCTGACGCGCCGTGACAGCACCGAGTCTCCCGAGCCGTTGGAGCCGGGCCGGCGCTACCGGGCCACCATTCCGCTCAACGGTGTGGCGCAGGCGTTCCCGCCGGGCCACCGCATCCGGCTGTCCCTGTCGACGTCCTACTGGCCGCTGGCCTGGCCGGCGCCGAAGCCCGCCCTGCTCAGCGTCCACGAGCACTCCAGCACGCTCACCCTGCCGGTGCGGCCGGTGGAGGAGCCGGACGAGGTGCCGTCGTCGCCCTTCGGTGAACCCGAGGGCACTCCCCCGCTCGCCATGACCCAGGTGACGCCCCCGGAGGAGCGCTGGGACGTCAAGCGGGATCTGATCGACTACCGCTCCGAGCTGGACATCGTCAAGGACCGGGGCACGGTCCGCTTCGAGGACATCGGCCTGGAGGCCGGCCGCCGCGCCCACGAGCGCTACACGGCGGTCGCCGACGACTTCACCTCGGTCGGCGGCGAGACCACCTGGACGATGCGGTTCCGGCGGGACGACTGGGATGTGCGGGTGGTCACCCACACCCGGCTCTCGTGCGACGAGACGGACTTCTTCGTCGACGCGACCCTCGACGCCTACGAGGCCGACCGGCGGGTCTTCTCCCGCACCTGGAAC